One Mangrovimonas cancribranchiae DNA segment encodes these proteins:
- a CDS encoding tyrosine-type recombinase/integrase — protein sequence MKQITLTPLHHNNAANIAIGFKYNHSIKEDIREFPHVYWSKTHRTFYVAHTVKTLHLLFTYLRDKGYYVDYSAMPKQPKKAFKPAKKKPVKFNKKQLFNRLPKSHKILLNKYASFLRGKRLSEQTVSTYGYFILRFAHYHRLLAISKWDNSCLDKFMSNVMYNENYSISSHRQCVSAIKYLTAFCDMDTFDASEFERPKRDKNLPKVISKEAVIRLIQVTKNLKHRVIISLLYSGGLRIGELLALRPEDLDFERHQVFVRRGKGRKDRMVTLAKVLKPMLVNYIQTYRPNHFLIEGRDGGQYHASSVRHMLKRSCYIANITPAISPHALRHSYATHMLENGVDLRHIQSLLGHTKPETTMIYTHVAKEDLMRISNPLDATVKGLKNYSYPDKKVTISGK from the coding sequence ATGAAACAAATTACACTTACACCTTTACATCATAACAACGCGGCTAATATTGCTATTGGTTTTAAATACAACCATAGTATTAAGGAAGATATTCGCGAGTTTCCGCATGTATATTGGTCTAAAACACACAGAACGTTTTATGTAGCACACACAGTAAAAACACTTCATCTTTTATTTACTTATTTACGTGATAAAGGCTACTATGTAGATTACTCTGCCATGCCCAAACAGCCTAAAAAGGCTTTTAAACCAGCCAAAAAAAAGCCTGTTAAATTTAATAAAAAGCAACTATTTAATAGACTTCCTAAGAGCCATAAAATTTTACTTAATAAGTATGCCTCTTTTTTACGTGGCAAACGATTAAGCGAACAAACGGTAAGTACATATGGGTATTTTATTTTACGGTTTGCACACTACCATAGGTTATTAGCTATTAGTAAATGGGATAATTCGTGCTTGGATAAGTTTATGAGCAATGTTATGTATAATGAAAATTATAGCATAAGTAGCCACAGACAATGTGTGAGTGCTATAAAGTATTTAACAGCATTTTGCGACATGGATACTTTTGATGCTAGTGAGTTTGAACGCCCTAAACGCGATAAGAATTTACCTAAAGTAATCTCTAAAGAAGCTGTAATACGCTTAATACAGGTGACTAAAAACCTTAAACATCGTGTTATTATTTCGCTATTATATTCTGGCGGATTGCGTATTGGTGAACTACTTGCTTTACGCCCAGAAGATTTAGACTTTGAACGGCATCAAGTTTTTGTAAGGCGTGGTAAGGGCAGAAAAGATCGTATGGTTACTTTGGCTAAAGTGCTTAAACCTATGTTGGTTAATTATATACAAACCTACAGACCAAACCATTTCCTTATTGAAGGTCGTGATGGTGGACAATATCATGCCAGTTCAGTTAGACATATGCTAAAACGTTCTTGTTATATAGCTAATATCACACCTGCTATTTCACCACATGCTTTACGCCATAGTTATGCCACGCACATGCTTGAAAACGGGGTTGATTTACGCCATATTCAAAGTTTATTAGGGCATACAAAACCTGAAACTACTATGATATACACTCATGTGGCTAAGGAGGATTTAATGCGTATAAGTAATCCTTTAGATGCTACTGTTAAGGGATTAAAGAATTATAGTTATCCAGACAAAAAAGTCACGATATCCGGAAAATAG
- a CDS encoding single-stranded DNA-binding protein, translating into MNTLRNKVQLIGRLGQDPEFVTFENGNKMAKFSIATDDSYKNKDGQKIERTYWHNIIVRNGLVKVVENYVTKGQEIAIEGKLTNRTWEDKDGNKRYTTEIVCNELLMLGK; encoded by the coding sequence ATGAACACGCTTAGAAACAAAGTACAGTTGATTGGTAGATTAGGGCAAGACCCAGAATTCGTGACTTTTGAAAACGGTAACAAAATGGCCAAGTTTTCAATAGCTACAGATGATAGCTACAAAAACAAAGATGGTCAAAAAATTGAACGCACCTATTGGCACAACATTATAGTACGTAATGGCTTGGTGAAAGTAGTAGAAAATTATGTAACCAAAGGTCAGGAAATAGCTATAGAAGGTAAGTTAACCAATCGAACATGGGAAGACAAAGATGGCAATAAACGCTACACTACCGAAATAGTTTGTAACGAACTCTTAATGTTAGGGAAATAA
- a CDS encoding phosphoenolpyruvate carboxylase, with product MSTQPKLTRFKQNVLSKYQIYNSIFMTLPFDTISKTGVLLPLFHETCEKGFKNGDDPTTIVQTFFKKYQARRNEESQINLLFRFIQYIERQVVLFDAIEDAAFPVVNNMDGIGTLRSLKESVASENKLDTLRTYLEEFKVRIVLTAHPTQFYPGEVLGIITDLSKAIKTNNLLEINDLLAQLGKTPFFKHEKPTPYDEAVSLIWYLENVYYQSFGAIFDYIQENIFDGQPVQNDIINIGFWPGGDRDGNPFVTPETTLKVANRLKETIVKNYYRDIRTLKRRLTFKGVEEHVLDLESKLLQMTDNPNDNTLTANAFVKALKTIRDSLVTNHQSLYVSLVNSLINKVHLFGFHFANLDIRQDSRAHAKVFNTMVDKLIESGSTIFPSNYHELSEKEQVKVLSEIKGHVDLSLFEDDEVLKTLKTIQAIKTIQQTNGEKAANRYIISNNQTTLNVMQLYAMLKLVAFEDDLTVDIGPLFETIEDLENAPAVMEELYTNPNYAAHLKKRGNKQTIMLGFSDGTKDGGYLMANWGIFKAKERLTEVSRKYDVTVIFFDGRGGPPARGGGKTHQFYASLGPTIEDKEVQLTIQGQTISSNFGTLDSSQYNLEQLISSGIHNRLHETNSGMSQDNIAVMDDLAQISYNTYTNFKAHPMFVPYLERMSTLKYYAKTNIGSRPSKRGKSSKLVFEDLRAIPFVGSWSQLKQNVPGFFGVGTALKHYEDNNEFDKVKQLYNESSFFKTLIENSMMSLSKSFFDLTKYMADDPEFGDFWTIIFEEYNTTKRLILKLTDYTELMEEEPAGKASIAIRESIVLPLLTIQQYALKRIQTLQKETNPDKAQLDVFEKLVTRSLFGNINASRNSA from the coding sequence ATGAGCACACAACCAAAATTAACACGATTTAAGCAAAACGTTTTATCAAAATATCAAATCTATAACAGCATCTTCATGACGCTGCCTTTCGATACTATTTCTAAAACAGGCGTGTTATTACCATTGTTTCATGAAACTTGCGAAAAAGGGTTTAAAAACGGCGACGATCCTACAACCATTGTACAAACTTTTTTTAAAAAATATCAAGCGCGACGTAACGAAGAAAGTCAGATTAATTTGTTATTTCGGTTTATACAATACATAGAACGTCAAGTCGTTTTGTTTGATGCCATAGAAGACGCCGCCTTTCCTGTAGTGAATAATATGGATGGAATAGGTACATTACGAAGCTTAAAAGAATCGGTAGCATCAGAAAATAAATTAGATACTTTAAGAACCTATTTAGAAGAGTTTAAAGTTCGTATTGTATTAACAGCGCATCCTACACAGTTTTATCCAGGAGAAGTTTTAGGCATTATTACCGACCTTTCCAAAGCCATAAAAACCAATAATCTATTAGAAATTAACGACCTCTTAGCGCAATTAGGAAAAACGCCGTTCTTTAAACACGAAAAACCAACACCTTACGATGAAGCTGTAAGCTTAATTTGGTATTTAGAGAACGTTTATTATCAATCTTTCGGAGCTATTTTCGATTATATACAAGAAAATATTTTCGATGGTCAACCTGTACAAAACGACATTATAAACATTGGATTTTGGCCAGGTGGTGATAGAGATGGAAACCCTTTTGTTACCCCAGAAACAACCCTAAAAGTTGCTAATAGACTAAAAGAAACCATTGTAAAAAACTATTATCGCGATATTAGAACCTTAAAGCGTAGATTGACGTTTAAAGGCGTTGAAGAACATGTGTTAGATTTAGAATCTAAGCTGCTTCAAATGACCGATAACCCAAACGACAACACATTAACAGCCAATGCTTTTGTAAAAGCACTAAAAACCATTCGCGATAGCCTTGTAACTAACCATCAGTCGTTGTATGTGTCGTTAGTTAATAGCTTAATCAACAAAGTGCATTTATTCGGATTTCATTTTGCTAATTTAGATATCCGTCAGGATAGTCGTGCGCATGCCAAAGTGTTTAATACCATGGTAGATAAACTTATTGAAAGCGGTAGCACTATTTTTCCAAGTAATTATCACGAGTTGTCCGAAAAGGAACAAGTTAAAGTGCTTTCAGAAATTAAAGGCCATGTTGATTTATCTCTTTTTGAAGATGATGAGGTGTTGAAAACCTTAAAAACTATTCAAGCCATAAAAACCATTCAGCAAACCAATGGCGAGAAAGCAGCAAACCGATACATAATTAGTAACAATCAAACCACATTAAATGTCATGCAACTTTATGCCATGTTAAAGCTTGTGGCATTTGAAGATGATTTAACCGTTGATATTGGTCCGTTATTTGAAACCATAGAGGATTTAGAAAATGCGCCAGCCGTTATGGAAGAATTATATACCAATCCTAATTATGCAGCGCACTTAAAAAAACGTGGTAATAAACAAACCATTATGTTAGGCTTTTCCGATGGAACTAAAGATGGCGGTTACCTTATGGCAAATTGGGGTATTTTTAAAGCCAAAGAACGCTTAACAGAAGTGTCTCGTAAATACGATGTTACGGTTATTTTCTTCGATGGTCGTGGTGGGCCTCCTGCTCGTGGTGGTGGAAAAACACACCAGTTTTATGCTTCTCTTGGGCCGACTATAGAAGATAAAGAGGTGCAATTAACCATTCAAGGACAAACTATAAGTTCCAATTTTGGGACACTAGATTCTTCGCAATACAACTTAGAACAACTTATAAGTTCTGGGATTCATAATCGTTTGCATGAAACTAACTCAGGCATGTCGCAAGATAATATTGCTGTTATGGACGACTTAGCGCAAATAAGTTATAACACTTATACAAACTTTAAAGCGCATCCTATGTTTGTGCCTTATTTAGAGCGTATGAGTACCTTAAAATATTATGCAAAAACCAATATTGGAAGTCGCCCATCTAAACGCGGAAAATCTAGCAAACTCGTTTTCGAAGATTTAAGAGCTATTCCATTTGTAGGAAGTTGGAGCCAATTAAAACAAAATGTGCCAGGCTTTTTTGGTGTAGGAACCGCACTAAAACATTATGAAGACAATAATGAGTTCGATAAAGTAAAACAACTCTATAACGAATCGAGTTTCTTTAAAACATTAATAGAGAATAGTATGATGTCGTTGTCCAAATCCTTTTTCGATTTAACAAAATACATGGCAGATGATCCCGAGTTTGGTGACTTTTGGACTATTATTTTTGAAGAGTATAACACCACCAAACGTCTTATTTTAAAATTAACAGACTATACCGAACTTATGGAAGAAGAGCCAGCAGGTAAAGCCTCGATTGCTATAAGAGAATCTATCGTTTTACCGCTGTTAACCATTCAGCAATATGCTTTAAAAAGAATTCAGACGTTACAAAAAGAAACCAACCCAGATAAAGCACAATTAGACGTATTTGAAAAGTTAGTGACCAGATCGTTATTTGGAAATATAAACGCTAGTAGAAACTCAGCTTAA